Proteins from one Coffea arabica cultivar ET-39 chromosome 8c, Coffea Arabica ET-39 HiFi, whole genome shotgun sequence genomic window:
- the LOC140013374 gene encoding uncharacterized protein: protein MVYFKLQPYRQQSVEVRHSLKLASKYYGPFPVLARVGAVAYRLGLPQGSRIYPVFHISMLKKKLGGSQVVMLALPLVGPDDQIQVAPEMVLKRRAILRNHQPVSQVLIKWINLGFEEATWEDLDFIKHQFPNFHP, encoded by the coding sequence ATGGTTTATTTCAAGCTTCAACCTTACCGCCAACAGTCTGTGGAAGTTAGGCATTCCTTGAAGCTTGCCTCTAAGTATTATGGTCCTTTCCCAGTCCTTGCTCGTGTGGGGGCAGTAGCTTACAGATTGGGGTTACCTCAGGGTTCCAGAATCTACCCTGTGTTCCACATTTCTATGTTGAAGAAGAAGTTGGGAGGTTCTCAGGTAGTCATGCTTGCATTGCCATTAGTGGGTCCGGATGATCAAATTCAGGTTGCTCCTGAAATGGTACTCAAGAGGAGAGCCATACTGCGAAACCACCAACCAGTGTCACAAGTCTTGATCAAATGGATCAATCTGGGATTCGAAGAAGCCACTTGGGAGGACCTTGATTTCATCAAACACCAGTTTCCAAACTTCCATCCTTGA